The following coding sequences lie in one bacterium genomic window:
- the glgX gene encoding glycogen debranching protein GlgX gives MRPAAPARVSETEVPIPSASNCLPGRPAPLGAQVEAGAVNFAVYSPQATAMELVLFAEPAAPAPALVVALDPTRNRTGPYWHVAVPGIGHGQAYGWRATGPRDPARGLLFDGDKLLLDPSARAVTGHLSYDRRAAAAAGDNTARALRSVVVDPTLYDWQGDAPLPRPAGREVIYELHVRGFTAHASSDVPAAQRGTYAGLAARAGYLRSLGITAVELMPVHEFDPQDGPPGLSNVWGYSPVAWSAPHAAYSSDRTPTGPVDEFRDMVKALHRAGVRVIIDVVYNHTAEGGPDGPILSWRGFDNRAYYIAGADRARYADFTGCGNTISANHPVTSRLIVDSLRWWVNHLHVDGFRFDLASTHTRGEDGVPLERPPVLWAISTDPELAGTALIAEAWDTGGLYQVGDFPGGRFGVWNGRFRDDVRRYWRGDEGTIESLMARLVGSPDLLRGAEAKPSHSINFATCHDGFCLRDLVSYDRKHNTANGEGNRDGTDDNLSWNCGSEGPTDDPVVAALRARQVRNFTALTLLAHGTPMLLAGDEFGHTRLGNNNPWCQDNAFNHLDWSPEAQDAGLLRFTRGLIAFTSSLRILQEDRYWAATSPGHPGDISWHGVETARPDWSPRSRALAFTLEHASGSQLVHVMTNASPQALDFALPAEPVNADWRLAVDTARPAPADYHEPGSEPAVAAATVHVAPHSLVVLISRRATG, from the coding sequence ATGCGTCCAGCGGCCCCGGCCCGAGTGAGCGAAACCGAAGTGCCCATCCCCTCCGCCAGCAACTGCCTGCCCGGACGTCCGGCCCCCCTTGGGGCGCAGGTCGAGGCCGGGGCGGTCAATTTCGCCGTCTATTCGCCGCAAGCCACGGCCATGGAACTCGTCCTGTTCGCCGAGCCGGCGGCGCCGGCGCCGGCGCTGGTGGTCGCCCTGGACCCGACGCGGAACCGAACCGGGCCCTACTGGCACGTGGCCGTACCCGGGATCGGTCACGGGCAGGCATATGGCTGGCGGGCCACCGGCCCACGCGACCCGGCGCGCGGCCTGCTGTTCGACGGCGACAAGCTCCTGCTCGACCCCAGTGCCCGGGCCGTGACCGGGCATCTGAGCTACGACCGGCGCGCAGCCGCCGCCGCCGGCGACAACACCGCCAGGGCCCTGCGCTCGGTGGTGGTCGACCCGACCCTGTACGACTGGCAGGGCGACGCTCCCCTGCCGCGTCCGGCCGGGCGCGAGGTGATCTACGAGCTGCACGTGCGCGGATTCACGGCCCATGCCTCCAGCGACGTGCCCGCGGCGCAGCGGGGCACCTACGCCGGACTGGCCGCGCGCGCCGGCTACCTGCGATCACTCGGCATCACTGCCGTCGAACTGATGCCCGTCCACGAGTTCGATCCGCAGGACGGACCGCCGGGCCTTTCCAACGTGTGGGGCTACAGTCCGGTCGCCTGGTCGGCGCCGCATGCCGCCTACAGTTCCGACCGCACGCCGACCGGGCCGGTCGACGAATTCCGGGACATGGTCAAGGCGCTGCACCGCGCCGGCGTGCGCGTCATCATCGACGTGGTCTACAACCACACGGCCGAAGGCGGGCCCGACGGCCCGATCCTGTCCTGGCGGGGCTTCGACAACCGGGCCTACTACATCGCCGGCGCCGACCGCGCCCGTTACGCCGACTTCACCGGCTGCGGCAATACGATCAGCGCGAACCACCCGGTCACCAGCCGACTCATCGTCGATTCGCTGCGCTGGTGGGTGAATCACCTTCACGTCGACGGCTTCCGTTTCGACCTGGCGTCGACGCACACGCGCGGCGAGGACGGCGTCCCGCTGGAACGACCGCCCGTGCTGTGGGCCATCAGCACCGACCCCGAGCTGGCAGGCACGGCGCTCATCGCCGAGGCCTGGGACACCGGGGGGCTCTACCAGGTCGGTGATTTTCCCGGTGGACGTTTCGGCGTCTGGAACGGTCGCTTTCGCGACGACGTGCGCCGGTACTGGCGCGGCGACGAGGGCACGATCGAAAGCCTGATGGCGCGGCTGGTAGGCAGCCCCGACCTCCTGCGCGGCGCCGAGGCGAAGCCTTCCCATTCGATCAATTTCGCGACGTGCCACGACGGCTTCTGCCTGCGCGACCTGGTGTCCTACGACCGCAAGCACAACACGGCCAACGGCGAGGGCAACCGCGACGGCACCGACGACAACCTCAGCTGGAATTGCGGCAGTGAAGGGCCGACGGATGATCCTGTCGTGGCGGCGCTGCGGGCGAGGCAGGTCCGCAATTTCACCGCACTCACGCTGCTGGCACACGGCACGCCCATGCTCCTGGCCGGGGACGAATTCGGCCACACGCGCCTCGGCAACAACAACCCGTGGTGTCAGGACAACGCGTTCAACCACCTCGACTGGTCGCCTGAAGCGCAGGACGCAGGCCTGTTGCGCTTCACGCGCGGACTCATTGCCTTCACCTCGTCGCTGCGGATCCTGCAGGAGGACCGCTACTGGGCAGCCACGAGTCCCGGCCATCCCGGCGACATCTCGTGGCACGGCGTGGAGACCGCGCGCCCGGACTGGAGCCCGCGTTCACGCGCCCTGGCCTTCACGCTCGAGCACGCGTCGGGCTCTCAGCTGGTGCACGTGATGACCAATGCGAGCCCGCAGGCCCTCGACTTCGCCTTGCCGGCCGAGCCCGTTAACGCCGACTGGCGCCTGGCCGTCGACACGGCCAGACCCGCGCCTGCGGACTACCACGAGCCGGGCTCCGAGCCGGCGGTGGCCGCCGCGACGGTGCACGTGGCTCCGCACAGCCTTGTCGTGCTGATCAGTCGCCGCGCAACCGGTTGA
- a CDS encoding PilZ domain-containing protein, protein MIPEALDTMIRAGSDALQTTCGLTVTHAHVSLVQQGSLTFPALGELRIRNGTLQKVNLGCDTVLVGQLAGRVLGGGPQTGVENLADRVLANLLEDMEGRRPRGNVENLAVTPITLQTRGQRTFGVRLETDAGRLFLLAEIPSKIELEDAKNSDYVGTMITTYLPRDWIKREKLDTGGVIDSFLVFARKVEADLYLEVPGGGDAAGLRGAFLIGNGMLEGHRALKVCADLKDSDLAAPSRGDTVRATMGLADRSFSFELTYLGEGEHELCGGASLPCAWFAVPELVTIGQRRSAFRLPLLTPVTAELECAGAHCFHSPWGDEDPVAPRMVAGRVKDLSFSGARIVMSVAEDDPGLEPGNRVRCLLRLPGEETPVVASALIRRVTLSLADRNEWQRDVGLEFQVTGSEDRDAVARIREFVLALERFQLSRRVDLSGARPW, encoded by the coding sequence ATGATTCCAGAGGCACTCGACACCATGATCCGCGCCGGCTCCGACGCCCTGCAGACGACATGCGGGCTGACGGTGACGCACGCCCATGTGTCGCTGGTGCAGCAGGGCAGTCTCACCTTCCCGGCGCTGGGCGAGCTGCGCATCCGCAACGGCACGCTGCAGAAGGTGAACCTGGGTTGCGACACCGTGCTGGTCGGGCAGCTGGCGGGACGCGTCCTGGGCGGTGGGCCGCAGACGGGCGTGGAGAATCTGGCCGATCGTGTGCTGGCCAACCTGCTGGAGGACATGGAAGGCCGTCGGCCGCGCGGCAACGTGGAGAACCTGGCCGTGACGCCCATCACGCTGCAGACACGCGGCCAGCGCACCTTCGGCGTCCGCCTCGAGACAGACGCCGGCCGGCTGTTCCTGTTGGCGGAGATCCCCTCCAAGATCGAGCTGGAGGACGCGAAGAACAGCGACTACGTAGGCACCATGATCACGACCTACCTTCCGCGCGACTGGATCAAGCGCGAGAAGCTGGATACCGGCGGGGTGATCGACAGCTTCCTGGTCTTCGCACGCAAGGTGGAGGCTGACCTCTACCTCGAGGTCCCGGGCGGCGGCGACGCGGCCGGACTTCGCGGGGCATTCCTGATCGGCAACGGCATGCTGGAGGGGCATCGCGCCCTGAAGGTGTGTGCCGACCTCAAGGATTCCGATCTTGCCGCACCGTCGCGGGGCGACACCGTGCGTGCCACCATGGGGTTGGCCGACCGCTCCTTTTCCTTTGAACTCACCTACCTCGGCGAGGGGGAACACGAACTGTGCGGCGGTGCCTCGCTGCCCTGTGCCTGGTTCGCTGTCCCCGAACTTGTCACCATCGGACAGCGCCGGAGCGCGTTCCGGTTGCCGCTCCTGACGCCGGTCACGGCCGAACTCGAATGCGCCGGGGCGCACTGTTTCCATTCGCCGTGGGGCGATGAGGATCCGGTCGCGCCCCGCATGGTGGCCGGGCGCGTCAAGGACCTGAGCTTTTCCGGCGCGCGCATCGTGATGTCGGTCGCCGAGGACGATCCCGGCCTGGAACCCGGCAACCGCGTGCGCTGCCTGCTGCGCCTGCCGGGGGAAGAGACGCCGGTGGTGGCCAGCGCGCTCATCCGCCGTGTCACGCTCAGCCTGGCCGACCGGAACGAATGGCAGCGCGACGTGGGCCTGGAGTTCCAGGTGACCGGGTCCGAGGATCGCGACGCCGTTGCCCGCATCCGCGAATTCGTGCTCGCACTGGAGCGGTTCCAGCTGTCGCGCCGCGTCGACCTGTCCGGTGCGCGTCCCTGGTAG
- a CDS encoding response regulator codes for MNKGRILVVDDEPDIVQSLTLRLGAAGYQVMSAMDGLGATKAAIEQQPDLIILDIGMPAGNGHVVVERLRHIGATSHIPVIYLTARTGEDDYRRARDGGVAKYITKPFEAAVLLAAVEDQLERSQSAR; via the coding sequence ATGAACAAGGGCAGGATCCTCGTGGTGGACGATGAACCCGACATCGTGCAAAGCCTGACCCTGCGGCTCGGTGCCGCGGGCTACCAGGTGATGTCCGCCATGGATGGTCTGGGCGCCACGAAGGCGGCGATCGAACAGCAACCCGACCTCATCATCCTGGACATCGGCATGCCTGCCGGTAACGGGCACGTCGTGGTCGAGAGGCTGCGCCACATCGGCGCCACCAGCCACATCCCCGTGATCTACCTGACGGCGCGCACAGGCGAGGATGACTACCGACGCGCCCGTGACGGCGGTGTGGCCAAGTACATCACCAAGCCGTTCGAGGCCGCCGTCCTGCTGGCCGCCGTCGAGGACCAGCTCGAGCGGTCGCAGTCGGCGCGCTGA
- a CDS encoding GAF domain-containing protein, with translation MMPGLCPVASPWTGVATGAVPAPMTAGGTIAKRLAPLTAGWRSLRASVWLACFIAAATPLSILMIVFPGALPTVPVAELFLVSLLISYQTSVYIVRPVVDLERATRRAAVDAADKLAAAAPLELRAVAERMTTLTHERDAARRLAGRQARQSAAQVALRRALRAGTTSRALARSILHVLAEVGGARAGSFYLMRGGQVLELAAHCGPRWPATPPTELKLGEGLAGLAAARRAPLSDDRTLTADGAALVAVPYQLTGRVKGVVVLAWDRAPTDADLEFLDDTSEPIAIALDARRARERVQLLLEETRRHASVYATQQLELQQTNIRLQRSDRYKNEFLANMTHELRSPLNSMLLLSQVLAENRHGHLAHDEVDAAQIINKAGRELLVIIDDILDLTKAEAGRLEIHPGDVQVSDLAESLAGNVPAAGGAQGPGVQRYRRAGDASGVFHRSDATRPDPEEPAEQCPEIYGARLCRPAHRRFT, from the coding sequence ATGATGCCGGGCCTGTGCCCGGTCGCGAGTCCCTGGACGGGAGTCGCCACCGGCGCAGTGCCGGCGCCCATGACAGCAGGCGGAACAATCGCGAAGCGCCTGGCGCCCCTGACGGCCGGATGGCGGAGCCTGCGCGCAAGCGTCTGGCTCGCCTGCTTCATTGCCGCGGCAACCCCCCTGTCGATCCTCATGATCGTCTTCCCGGGAGCCTTGCCGACGGTGCCGGTTGCGGAGTTGTTCCTGGTGTCCCTGCTGATTTCCTACCAGACATCCGTCTACATCGTCCGGCCAGTGGTCGATCTGGAACGCGCGACCCGGCGTGCTGCCGTCGATGCTGCCGACAAGCTGGCGGCGGCGGCACCGCTCGAATTGCGCGCCGTGGCCGAGCGAATGACGACGCTAACGCACGAGCGGGACGCGGCGCGGCGGCTGGCAGGTCGCCAGGCCCGGCAGTCCGCGGCGCAGGTGGCGCTGCGACGCGCACTGCGCGCGGGCACGACATCGCGCGCCCTCGCGCGCAGCATCCTGCATGTACTGGCCGAAGTCGGCGGTGCACGTGCCGGATCCTTCTACCTGATGCGCGGTGGCCAGGTGCTGGAGCTCGCGGCGCATTGCGGACCGCGCTGGCCCGCGACGCCACCGACGGAACTGAAGCTGGGGGAAGGCCTTGCCGGACTGGCGGCAGCCCGACGCGCGCCGCTCAGCGATGACCGGACGCTCACTGCGGACGGTGCCGCGCTGGTGGCGGTGCCCTACCAGTTGACCGGGCGCGTGAAGGGCGTGGTCGTCCTGGCCTGGGATCGGGCACCGACGGACGCCGATCTGGAGTTCCTCGACGACACGTCCGAGCCGATCGCGATCGCGCTTGATGCGCGCCGGGCCCGTGAGCGCGTGCAACTGCTCCTGGAGGAGACGCGTCGGCATGCGTCCGTGTATGCGACACAGCAACTGGAACTGCAGCAGACGAACATCCGACTGCAGCGCTCGGATCGCTACAAGAACGAATTCCTGGCGAACATGACGCACGAACTCCGTTCGCCCCTGAACAGCATGCTCCTCCTGTCGCAGGTACTGGCGGAGAACCGGCACGGGCACCTGGCCCACGACGAAGTGGATGCTGCCCAGATCATCAACAAGGCCGGGCGCGAGCTGCTCGTGATCATCGACGACATCCTGGACCTGACGAAGGCGGAGGCGGGGCGCCTCGAGATCCACCCCGGCGATGTGCAGGTTTCCGACCTGGCCGAATCGTTGGCGGGGAATGTACCGGCCGCTGGCGGTGCGCAGGGGCCTGGCGTTCAGCGTTACCGTCGAGCCGGGGACGCCTCCGGCGTGTTTCACCGATCCGACGCGACTCGGCCAGATCCTGAAGAACCTGCTGAACAATGCCCTGAAATTTACGGAGCGAGGCTCTGTCGACCTGCGCATCGCCGCTTCACCTGA
- a CDS encoding Rrf2 family transcriptional regulator encodes MFSLTIEYAMRAVLALASCGGRSMTTRQIADAMHVPPSYLSKVLQSLVRAGIVQSTRGLRGGFVLVGRPEDWRMLDILNAVTPLKRIESCPIDLESHSSDLCPLHRRLDNALGMVEQAFASTTLAEVLSEENRCPTLQRQMAAFALIDPELRPR; translated from the coding sequence TTGTTCTCGCTGACCATCGAATATGCCATGCGCGCCGTCCTGGCCCTGGCCAGTTGTGGCGGCCGCTCGATGACGACCCGCCAGATCGCCGACGCGATGCATGTGCCCCCGAGCTACCTGTCGAAGGTGCTGCAGTCGCTGGTGCGGGCCGGCATCGTCCAGTCGACCCGCGGCCTTCGGGGCGGCTTCGTACTGGTCGGCCGCCCGGAGGACTGGCGCATGCTGGACATCCTGAACGCCGTCACGCCGCTCAAGCGCATCGAGTCGTGCCCCATCGACCTCGAGAGCCACAGCTCCGACCTCTGCCCGCTGCACCGCCGGCTCGACAATGCGCTGGGCATGGTCGAGCAGGCGTTTGCTTCGACGACGCTTGCCGAAGTGTTGTCCGAGGAGAATCGCTGCCCGACGCTGCAACGGCAGATGGCGGCGTTCGCACTGATCGATCCCGAGCTGCGCCCCCGCTGA
- a CDS encoding TetR/AcrR family transcriptional regulator yields MAGNQPSGGQARQRSQATTRRRLLDAAAACFALHGSSTTTIQMVAREAGIAAGTVYLHFADKDTLLQAVLAEALGELKSCLAGAASTRTARTAAQDVRQRTEGLVRFADEHRDLASVLFDPANLGTPAGADTLAFLVASQAAGLAEDRGRGWVRSEVDEEIAARALVGSLMLVLHWWIGQGGSNGQPAAASRLIDQLAGLRLHGTGTPARA; encoded by the coding sequence ATGGCAGGAAACCAGCCATCCGGAGGTCAGGCACGGCAGCGGAGCCAGGCCACCACCAGACGCCGCCTGCTCGACGCCGCCGCCGCCTGTTTCGCACTTCATGGTAGTAGTACGACCACAATACAGATGGTCGCCCGCGAGGCGGGCATCGCCGCCGGCACCGTCTACCTCCATTTCGCCGACAAGGACACGCTGCTCCAGGCCGTCCTGGCCGAGGCCCTCGGCGAGCTGAAGTCCTGCCTGGCCGGCGCGGCCTCGACCCGCACGGCCCGCACCGCGGCCCAGGACGTCCGCCAGCGCACCGAGGGACTGGTCCGCTTCGCCGACGAGCACCGGGACCTGGCGTCTGTCCTGTTCGATCCTGCGAACCTGGGCACACCGGCAGGTGCCGACACCCTGGCGTTCCTGGTGGCGTCGCAGGCGGCAGGGCTGGCGGAAGATCGCGGGCGGGGCTGGGTCCGCAGCGAGGTTGACGAGGAGATCGCCGCCCGGGCCCTGGTCGGGAGCCTGATGCTGGTCCTGCACTGGTGGATCGGCCAGGGGGGATCAAACGGCCAGCCGGCCGCGGCCAGCCGGCTCATCGACCAACTGGCGGGGTTGCGGCTCCATGGCACCGGCACCCCGGCGCGCGCCTAG
- a CDS encoding cysteine desulfurase, which yields MVTRPHLLYLDYNATTPLDPRVLEAMLPWLREGCANPSSSHAPGRRARAAIDQARGQAAELLGTGPGSIIFTSGGTEANNHAIIGAARLGAATDRCELVISAVEHPAVTEVCRFMEREGCVTRVAGVDAACRVDAATVGALVGPRTALVSVMLANNETGVVQPVAAIAAAARAAGAVVHTDAAQAVGKIPVRIDELGVDLLSVAGHKLYAPIGIGLLCVRTGLELPNLMFGAGHEAGRRPGTENVAGIVGLGAACAIAGRELAAEAPRLAAMRDELAALLVAAVPRARVHAAGAERLPGTLSIGFAGTIGAAIIERMPELAVSAGAACHGSGGAGSAVLAAMGVDPEYARGTLRISLGRGTRPQDIPHAAALITMAVTAARSTS from the coding sequence ATCGTGACCCGCCCGCACCTGCTCTATCTGGACTACAACGCGACGACACCGCTCGACCCGCGCGTGCTCGAGGCCATGCTGCCGTGGCTGCGTGAAGGCTGCGCCAATCCCTCGAGCAGCCACGCTCCCGGCCGTCGCGCCCGCGCGGCGATCGACCAGGCCCGCGGCCAGGCAGCCGAGCTGCTGGGCACCGGCCCCGGGTCCATCATTTTCACCAGCGGCGGCACCGAGGCCAACAACCATGCGATCATCGGCGCGGCGCGGCTGGGTGCGGCGACCGACCGTTGTGAGCTCGTCATTTCCGCCGTCGAGCATCCGGCGGTCACCGAGGTCTGTCGCTTCATGGAGCGTGAAGGGTGCGTGACGCGCGTTGCCGGGGTCGACGCCGCATGCCGCGTCGACGCGGCCACGGTCGGCGCGCTTGTCGGGCCGCGGACGGCGCTCGTCTCGGTGATGCTCGCCAACAACGAGACCGGGGTGGTGCAACCCGTCGCCGCCATTGCCGCCGCGGCGCGCGCCGCCGGCGCCGTCGTGCACACCGATGCCGCGCAGGCAGTGGGCAAGATCCCGGTACGCATCGACGAACTGGGCGTGGACCTGCTCTCGGTGGCCGGTCACAAGCTGTATGCGCCGATCGGCATCGGGTTGCTCTGCGTACGGACAGGCCTGGAACTGCCGAACCTGATGTTCGGCGCCGGTCACGAGGCCGGTCGGCGACCGGGCACCGAGAACGTGGCGGGCATTGTCGGACTGGGCGCCGCCTGCGCGATCGCCGGACGCGAACTGGCAGCCGAAGCGCCGCGCCTGGCCGCCATGCGCGACGAGTTGGCCGCGCTGCTGGTCGCAGCCGTGCCCCGCGCCCGCGTGCACGCGGCCGGCGCCGAGAGGCTGCCGGGCACGCTCAGCATCGGGTTCGCCGGGACCATCGGCGCCGCGATCATCGAGAGGATGCCGGAACTGGCGGTGTCGGCCGGCGCCGCCTGCCACGGAAGCGGCGGCGCGGGCTCGGCCGTGCTGGCGGCCATGGGTGTCGACCCTGAATACGCGCGCGGCACGCTGCGGATCTCGCTGGGTCGCGGGACGCGGCCGCAGGACATCCCGCACGCGGCGGCCCTGATCACGATGGCCGTGACGGCGGCGCGTTCCACCTCCTGA
- a CDS encoding response regulator has translation MMTPGDTASPMLNLLIVDDREANLLSLSQLLARDDVRIFTALSGNEALGLLLEHDFALVLLDVQMPGMDGFEVATLMRGHERTRHVPLIFVTAISKDRQHIFSGYDSGAVDYLFKPLDPHVIRSKVAVFLELKRSQLARERLLDSLSRANAQLEEASLVKSDCLAAASHELRTPLTAMKEFCSLVHDEVVGPLNPEQKRCLETALRNCRRLGGIVEHLMDLDSLETGRLRVRRGSVDVGEIVRTAAAAYSARCRSAGQKLELSVPPCPQDAEALADPELVAGVLAQLLDNAHRFSPSGGTIRLRVRRLDGRVTVEVGDQGQGIEPAHRERIFLKYGQVDRRDGPGTQGLGLGLAVATRLLELQESRLDLVSTPGRGSIFGFSLAAYTESAHLRAFCGDGVRQSTRRWEPRCLVLVADRAGLALPEWLEPAAERAATGPDERWGAVPLYGRPALAALVRLEDPGAAGWVAGLAQQEPAPGAATSLIWTAVDVDEAGTPGLIAPAAEWFELVSQEAPQVEGVWR, from the coding sequence ATGATGACCCCCGGCGACACGGCTTCCCCGATGCTCAACCTCCTGATCGTCGACGATCGTGAGGCCAACCTCCTTTCCCTCAGCCAGCTGCTGGCGCGCGATGATGTGCGCATCTTCACGGCACTCTCCGGCAACGAGGCGCTGGGGCTCCTGCTGGAGCATGATTTCGCACTGGTGCTGCTGGACGTCCAGATGCCCGGCATGGACGGCTTCGAGGTGGCCACGCTCATGCGCGGCCACGAGCGGACGCGGCACGTGCCGTTGATCTTCGTGACCGCGATCAGCAAGGACCGGCAGCACATCTTCAGCGGTTACGATTCCGGGGCGGTGGACTACCTCTTCAAGCCCCTTGATCCGCACGTGATCCGCTCCAAGGTGGCCGTCTTCCTCGAACTCAAGCGGAGCCAGTTGGCGCGCGAGCGTCTGCTCGACAGCCTCAGCCGGGCCAATGCCCAGCTCGAGGAAGCCTCTCTCGTGAAATCGGACTGCCTGGCCGCGGCAAGCCATGAACTACGCACGCCGCTCACCGCAATGAAGGAATTCTGCTCGCTGGTCCACGACGAAGTGGTCGGGCCGCTCAACCCCGAGCAGAAGCGTTGCCTGGAGACGGCACTGAGGAACTGCCGACGGCTCGGCGGTATCGTCGAACACCTCATGGACCTGGACAGCCTGGAAACCGGCCGCCTGCGCGTACGGCGCGGAAGTGTCGACGTGGGTGAGATCGTCCGCACGGCCGCTGCTGCCTACAGCGCGCGCTGTCGCTCGGCGGGCCAGAAGTTGGAGCTTTCGGTCCCGCCCTGTCCCCAGGACGCGGAAGCGCTCGCCGATCCCGAGCTGGTGGCCGGGGTGCTGGCCCAGTTGCTCGACAACGCCCACAGGTTCTCGCCGTCCGGCGGCACGATCCGGTTGCGGGTGCGTCGCCTCGATGGGCGCGTCACCGTCGAGGTCGGCGACCAGGGGCAGGGCATCGAGCCTGCGCATCGCGAGCGGATCTTCCTCAAGTACGGGCAGGTGGACAGGCGGGATGGTCCCGGAACCCAGGGCCTGGGCCTCGGCCTCGCGGTAGCCACGCGTCTGCTCGAACTGCAGGAAAGTCGCCTGGATCTTGTCAGCACGCCGGGCCGGGGATCCATCTTCGGATTCTCGCTTGCCGCCTATACCGAATCGGCACACCTGCGCGCCTTCTGCGGCGACGGTGTGCGTCAATCCACGCGTCGCTGGGAGCCCCGCTGCCTGGTCCTGGTCGCCGACCGTGCAGGCCTCGCCTTGCCGGAGTGGCTGGAACCGGCGGCGGAGCGGGCGGCGACCGGGCCGGACGAACGTTGGGGAGCGGTGCCTCTGTACGGCAGGCCCGCCCTGGCTGCGCTCGTCCGCCTCGAGGATCCGGGCGCGGCAGGCTGGGTCGCCGGTCTCGCGCAGCAGGAGCCGGCTCCCGGTGCCGCGACGAGCTTGATCTGGACTGCTGTGGACGTTGATGAAGCGGGGACGCCGGGTTTGATCGCACCGGCGGCCGAATGGTTCGAACTGGTGTCGCAAGAGGCGCCGCAGGTGGAAGGAGTCTGGCGATGA
- a CDS encoding diacylglycerol kinase family lipid kinase, with product MPSYQRALLIVNPVAGHARGLRLGQQLRESLEARGLVCSVRVTNGQGDARRWSSAAAADGFDLIAAIGGDGTVGEVVAGQARSEAKVPIAIVPVGTANVVSLALALPWLPGMAISNMLEGRVLPFDVGYLPHEDRHFFLMAALGFPARVIRDSPRRLKNLFGIFTYMGAALRNALSLDEVSIFIEDDTGVSREFEGNTILLSNVGKIGDINLKVTPDTSAHDGRFDVSVISSRSLWDLLAVLFRMLTWRYRPTQRLHHFQSKRVVITTEPPVAVQIDGEDLGHTPLTAEVIPGGVHLVVGGRYRENPDGGGFLKEFHVPWTAPRPARRWLPKGR from the coding sequence ATGCCCAGCTACCAACGAGCCCTCCTGATCGTCAATCCCGTGGCCGGCCACGCGCGTGGCCTGCGCCTCGGGCAACAACTGCGCGAATCGCTGGAAGCGCGGGGGCTGGTCTGCTCGGTGCGGGTGACCAACGGCCAGGGCGATGCCCGGCGGTGGTCGTCCGCCGCCGCTGCCGACGGCTTCGATCTGATCGCTGCGATCGGCGGTGACGGCACGGTGGGTGAGGTCGTGGCCGGTCAGGCACGCTCGGAAGCCAAGGTCCCGATCGCCATCGTCCCGGTGGGTACGGCCAACGTGGTCTCGCTGGCGCTGGCGCTGCCCTGGCTGCCCGGCATGGCGATCTCGAACATGCTCGAAGGCCGCGTGCTGCCCTTCGATGTCGGCTACCTGCCGCACGAGGACCGCCACTTCTTCCTGATGGCCGCCCTCGGGTTCCCGGCCCGGGTCATCCGCGATTCCCCGCGGCGCCTGAAGAACCTCTTCGGCATCTTCACCTACATGGGCGCGGCCCTGCGCAATGCGCTCAGCCTCGACGAGGTGAGCATCTTCATCGAGGACGACACCGGCGTTTCCCGCGAGTTCGAGGGCAACACCATCCTGTTGTCGAACGTCGGCAAGATCGGCGACATCAACCTGAAGGTGACGCCCGATACCAGCGCGCACGACGGGCGCTTCGACGTCAGCGTGATCTCGAGCCGCTCGCTGTGGGACCTGCTGGCGGTGCTTTTCCGGATGCTGACCTGGCGCTACCGGCCGACGCAGCGGCTGCACCATTTCCAGTCGAAGCGGGTGGTGATCACGACCGAGCCGCCGGTGGCGGTGCAGATCGACGGCGAGGACCTCGGTCACACGCCGCTGACGGCGGAAGTGATCCCCGGCGGCGTGCACCTGGTCGTGGGGGGGCGCTACCGCGAGAATCCCGACGGCGGCGGTTTCCTCAAGGAATTCCACGTGCCGTGGACGGCCCCGCGTCCGGCCCGGCGGTGGCTGCCGAAGGGCCGCTAG